From Solidesulfovibrio carbinoliphilus subsp. oakridgensis, the proteins below share one genomic window:
- a CDS encoding anaerobic ribonucleoside-triphosphate reductase activating protein, which produces MKGLTIGGVTPLSTLDFPDALAAVIYCQGCPWGCPYCHNEPLREITDRTERDGASVLAWLAGRRGLLDAVVFSGGEPTLQEGLGGMLGAVRDLGFKVGLHTTGMFPQALERVLPLCDWVGLDIKAPRADYARVTGVAGSGEAAFASLALLLASHLPFETRTTWHPGLLSEAALVALARELAEAGAGRWVIQAFRPDGCADPDLAAAGPTAFPPDLVSRLLAVAPRLTITTRS; this is translated from the coding sequence ATGAAAGGGCTGACCATTGGCGGGGTGACGCCGCTTTCCACGCTGGACTTCCCGGACGCCCTGGCTGCGGTCATCTACTGCCAGGGCTGCCCCTGGGGCTGCCCCTACTGCCACAACGAACCCCTTCGCGAAATAACCGACCGGACCGAACGCGACGGCGCATCGGTCCTGGCCTGGCTGGCAGGCCGGCGCGGACTCCTCGACGCGGTCGTCTTCTCCGGCGGCGAACCGACCCTGCAGGAGGGCCTCGGCGGGATGCTCGGCGCGGTGCGCGATTTGGGCTTCAAGGTCGGACTCCACACCACCGGCATGTTTCCCCAGGCCCTGGAGAGAGTGTTGCCCCTTTGCGACTGGGTCGGCCTCGACATCAAGGCTCCGCGCGCCGACTACGCCCGGGTGACGGGTGTGGCCGGCAGCGGCGAAGCCGCCTTTGCCAGCCTCGCCCTGCTCCTCGCCAGCCACCTCCCCTTCGAGACCCGCACCACCTGGCACCCCGGACTCCTCAGCGAAGCCGCCCTGGTGGCCCTGGCCCGGGAACTGGCCGAAGCCGGGGCCGGCCGCTGGGTCATCCAGGCCTTCCGGCCCGACGGCTGCGCCGACCCGGACCTGGCCGCCGCCGGCCCCACCGCCTTTCCCCCGGATCTGGTCTCCCGCCTCCTCGCCGTGGCCCCCCGCCTGACCATCACGACAAGGAGTTGA
- a CDS encoding PEP/pyruvate-binding domain-containing protein, translating to MIGRLWKAWRDRREARNRAALDALKVRYHTFRILLANNERALERLAGVEAALASGAPGGELAGLVEDLQAVTFELVDGVSRLAGQGANALYARQLRLEEALRAALEAVEDTGRGPSCLPLARPLDAREVGGKAAGLSELRRNGFPVPDGFAVTVTACRAFLRETGLDARLRQALGRDGGNDALAAVRADILATPLPGWLAGDLRAAAGRLAPAALAARSSALSEDLAEHSFAGQFETVLHLSPDTLGQGFLTVMAGAFSERAVAYRREAGLPPAVLDMAVCVQAMVPAVGAGVVFTSDPVRPETGRMLVSAVPGLGVLAVDGAAPADIIRIRRDDPTDMDLRLAKKTLRAVPDPAGGVRREAVPPGEADRPVLSPAVLTRLVRLALAAESLAGTPRDLEYAVDVTDRVWLLQSRPARVAHGSRRQTAPDPYYQGGMTASPGRCLGVLRHMATEADLAAATNGPAGPVIAVLPTAAPEAARFLPGWQGLVVAGGNPADHLSTVARETGRPLLTRAAGAVEALPDGAAAVLDAGRCLVTPAHPAIGDLGELLASPAADAGKPAPAPLSPARARIHDLTLPLTLTDAYGPTFAAIECRTLHDIIRFAHETAILALFEAGDEVLEESFSQVRILRGGVPFEVMVIDLGGGLREEAAGRFIGPSDVASIPLAALWQGLATPGLRFGAPPPGSDIRGVMAKGATDGRSRRPVGEPNYALAARDYVNVNARVEFHFAMIDAVCGPRAGGNYVRLRFKGGGAATPLRHRRASCLEEILQAGGFFVNRQGDLVTAHLLDASREATEKGLVLLGRLLGFTRLLDAAMTDDAAPRRAAAAFLAGDYGLATFAPDHPAGHRALEQA from the coding sequence ATGATCGGCCGTCTCTGGAAGGCCTGGCGCGACCGGCGGGAGGCCCGAAACCGCGCCGCCCTGGACGCCCTGAAGGTCCGCTACCACACCTTCCGCATCCTCCTGGCCAACAACGAGCGGGCCCTGGAGCGTCTGGCCGGGGTGGAGGCCGCCCTGGCCTCGGGGGCCCCGGGCGGCGAACTGGCCGGACTGGTCGAGGACCTGCAGGCCGTGACCTTCGAGCTGGTCGACGGCGTATCCCGGCTGGCCGGACAAGGGGCAAACGCCCTCTACGCCCGGCAGCTCCGCCTGGAAGAGGCCCTGCGCGCCGCCCTGGAGGCGGTGGAGGACACCGGCCGGGGGCCGTCCTGCCTGCCCTTGGCCCGGCCCCTCGACGCCAGGGAAGTCGGCGGCAAGGCGGCCGGCCTGTCGGAACTCCGGCGAAACGGCTTTCCCGTGCCCGACGGCTTTGCCGTGACCGTGACCGCCTGCCGGGCCTTTTTGCGCGAAACCGGCCTCGACGCCCGCCTGCGGCAGGCCCTTGGCCGTGACGGCGGCAACGACGCCCTGGCCGCCGTCCGGGCCGACATCCTGGCCACACCCCTGCCGGGCTGGCTGGCCGGGGACCTGCGCGCCGCCGCCGGCCGGCTGGCGCCCGCCGCCCTGGCCGCCCGCAGCAGCGCCCTGTCCGAGGACCTGGCCGAGCACTCCTTTGCCGGCCAGTTCGAGACCGTACTCCACCTCTCCCCGGACACCTTGGGGCAAGGATTTCTGACGGTCATGGCCGGGGCCTTTTCCGAGCGGGCCGTGGCCTACCGCCGCGAGGCCGGCCTCCCCCCGGCCGTTCTCGACATGGCCGTGTGCGTCCAGGCCATGGTCCCGGCCGTAGGGGCCGGCGTGGTCTTCACCAGCGACCCGGTGCGGCCCGAGACCGGGCGGATGCTCGTTTCCGCCGTGCCCGGCCTTGGCGTCCTGGCTGTCGACGGCGCGGCCCCGGCCGACATCATCCGCATCCGGCGCGACGACCCCACGGACATGGACCTGCGCCTGGCGAAAAAGACCCTGCGCGCCGTGCCCGACCCGGCCGGCGGCGTCCGCCGCGAGGCCGTGCCGCCCGGCGAGGCCGACCGGCCGGTCCTGTCCCCCGCCGTCCTCACCCGCCTGGTCCGGCTCGCCCTGGCCGCCGAGAGCCTGGCCGGGACGCCGCGCGACCTGGAATACGCCGTGGACGTCACGGACCGCGTCTGGCTCCTCCAGTCCCGGCCGGCCCGCGTGGCCCACGGGAGCAGGCGGCAGACCGCGCCCGATCCCTATTACCAGGGCGGCATGACCGCCTCGCCCGGCCGGTGCCTCGGGGTGCTGCGCCACATGGCCACCGAGGCCGACCTCGCGGCCGCGACAAACGGCCCGGCCGGCCCGGTCATCGCCGTGCTGCCCACGGCCGCGCCCGAGGCGGCCCGGTTCCTGCCCGGCTGGCAGGGCCTGGTGGTCGCGGGCGGCAACCCGGCCGACCACCTGTCCACCGTGGCCCGCGAGACCGGCCGCCCGCTCCTGACCCGGGCCGCCGGAGCCGTGGAGGCTCTGCCCGACGGCGCGGCCGCCGTCCTCGATGCCGGCCGGTGTCTGGTCACGCCGGCCCACCCGGCCATCGGCGACCTGGGTGAGCTCCTCGCCTCCCCGGCCGCCGACGCCGGCAAACCCGCCCCGGCCCCCCTGTCCCCGGCCCGGGCCAGAATCCACGACCTGACCCTGCCCCTGACGCTCACCGACGCCTACGGCCCGACCTTTGCCGCCATCGAGTGCCGCACCCTCCACGACATCATCCGCTTTGCCCACGAAACCGCGATCCTGGCCCTCTTTGAGGCCGGGGACGAGGTCCTGGAGGAGTCCTTTTCCCAGGTCCGCATCCTGCGCGGGGGCGTGCCCTTCGAGGTCATGGTCATCGACCTCGGCGGCGGGCTGCGCGAGGAGGCGGCCGGCCGGTTCATCGGCCCCTCTGACGTGGCCTCCATTCCCCTGGCCGCCCTGTGGCAGGGACTGGCCACGCCCGGGCTGCGTTTCGGCGCGCCCCCGCCCGGCTCGGACATCCGGGGGGTCATGGCCAAGGGCGCGACCGACGGCCGCAGCCGCCGGCCCGTGGGCGAGCCCAACTACGCCCTGGCCGCCAGGGACTACGTCAACGTCAACGCCCGGGTGGAGTTTCATTTCGCCATGATCGACGCGGTCTGCGGCCCGAGGGCCGGCGGCAACTACGTGCGGCTGCGCTTCAAGGGCGGCGGCGCGGCCACGCCCTTGCGCCACCGCCGGGCCTCTTGTCTGGAGGAAATCCTCCAAGCCGGCGGATTTTTCGTCAACAGACAGGGCGACCTGGTCACCGCCCACCTGCTGGACGCGTCCCGGGAGGCCACGGAAAAGGGGCTGGTCCTCCTTGGCCGGCTGCTCGGCTTCACCCGTCTCCTCGACGCGGCCATGACCGACGACGCAGCCCCGCGCCGGGCTGCCGCCGCCTTCCTGGCCGGCGACTACGGCCTCGCCACCTTCGCCCCGGACCACCCGGCCGGGCACCGGGCCCTGGAGCAGGCATGA
- a CDS encoding ribonucleoside triphosphate reductase — protein MLESMGSLACDTSVNDNAPGLAAPVAPPRIAIAVPTRIRKRDGTIVAFNADKIRSAISRAGAATGDFGDDEALLLTAQVMKVLSHRFAGQIPDIERIQDVVEQALISANHFRTMRAYSIYRAQRARLREDKKTVVDVAASVNEYLDRQDWRVSANANQGYSLGGLILNVSGKVVANYWLSHVYPPEVGQAHRDGDLHIHDLDMLAGYCAGWSLRTLLTEGLNGVPGKVEADPPKHLSSAVGQIVNFLGTLQNEWAGAQAFSSFDTYMAPFIRKDNLSFAEVRQSIQELIYNLNVPSRWGTQTPFTNLTFDWTCPEDLAGQHPVIAGQAMPFLYGDLQAEMDMINKAYIEVMTAGDAKGRVFTFPIPTYNITKDFPWQSPNVDILFEMTAKYGLPYFQNFLNSDLEPGMVRSMCCRLQLDLRELLKRGNGLFGSAEQTGSVGVVTINCARLGHTHRGDEAGLLKRLDALLEIARTSLEIKRKEIGRRMDAGLFPYTKRYLGTLRNHFSTIGINGVNELVRNFTGDAENLTTPAGHAMAVRLLDHVRARMTAFQEQTGHLYNLEATPAEGTTYRFAREDRKRFPGILQAGTDEKPYYTNSSQLPVGFTDDPFEALARQEELQRKYTGGTVLHLYMGERVTSAEACKQLVKRSLTRFALPYVTITPTFSICDVHGYLVGEHATCPTCAAEGTTRECEIWTRVMGYYRPKAAFNVGKQGEYDERVCFAEPQL, from the coding sequence ATGCTCGAGTCCATGGGAAGCTTGGCCTGCGACACCTCCGTAAACGACAACGCCCCCGGCCTGGCCGCCCCCGTGGCTCCGCCCCGGATCGCCATTGCCGTGCCCACCCGCATCCGCAAGCGCGACGGAACCATCGTTGCCTTCAACGCCGACAAGATCCGCTCGGCCATCAGCCGGGCCGGCGCGGCCACCGGCGATTTCGGCGACGACGAGGCCCTGCTCCTGACCGCCCAGGTCATGAAGGTCCTCTCCCACCGCTTCGCCGGGCAGATCCCGGACATCGAGCGCATCCAGGACGTGGTCGAGCAGGCCCTTATTTCCGCCAACCACTTCCGGACCATGCGGGCCTATTCCATCTACCGCGCCCAGCGCGCCCGGCTGCGCGAAGACAAGAAAACCGTGGTGGACGTGGCCGCCTCGGTCAACGAATACCTCGACCGCCAGGACTGGCGGGTCTCGGCCAACGCCAACCAGGGCTATTCCCTGGGCGGCCTTATCCTGAACGTCTCGGGCAAGGTCGTGGCCAACTACTGGCTCTCCCACGTCTACCCGCCCGAAGTCGGCCAGGCCCACCGCGACGGCGACCTGCACATCCACGACCTCGACATGCTGGCCGGCTACTGCGCCGGCTGGTCCTTGCGCACGCTCCTGACCGAGGGCTTAAACGGCGTCCCCGGCAAGGTGGAGGCCGATCCGCCCAAGCACCTTTCGAGCGCCGTCGGCCAGATCGTCAACTTCCTCGGCACGCTGCAAAACGAATGGGCCGGGGCCCAGGCCTTTTCCTCCTTCGACACCTACATGGCGCCCTTTATCCGCAAGGACAACCTCTCCTTCGCCGAGGTCCGCCAGTCGATCCAGGAGCTCATCTACAACCTGAACGTGCCCTCGCGCTGGGGCACCCAGACGCCTTTCACCAACCTGACCTTCGACTGGACCTGCCCCGAGGACCTGGCCGGACAGCATCCGGTCATCGCCGGCCAGGCCATGCCCTTTCTCTACGGCGACCTGCAGGCCGAGATGGACATGATCAACAAGGCCTACATCGAGGTCATGACCGCCGGCGACGCCAAGGGACGGGTCTTCACCTTCCCCATCCCGACCTACAACATCACCAAGGACTTTCCCTGGCAGTCGCCCAATGTCGACATCCTCTTCGAGATGACGGCCAAGTACGGGCTCCCCTACTTCCAGAACTTCCTCAATTCCGACCTGGAGCCCGGCATGGTCCGGTCCATGTGCTGCCGGCTCCAGCTCGACCTGCGCGAGCTCTTAAAGCGCGGCAACGGCCTGTTCGGCAGCGCCGAGCAGACCGGGTCCGTGGGCGTGGTCACCATCAACTGCGCCCGCCTCGGCCACACCCACCGCGGCGACGAGGCCGGGCTTTTAAAGCGTCTCGACGCCCTGCTCGAAATCGCCCGCACCAGCCTCGAAATCAAGCGCAAGGAGATCGGACGGCGCATGGACGCCGGCCTTTTCCCCTACACCAAGCGCTACCTCGGCACGCTGCGCAACCACTTCTCGACCATCGGCATCAACGGCGTCAACGAGCTGGTCCGCAACTTCACGGGCGACGCCGAAAATCTGACCACCCCCGCCGGCCACGCCATGGCCGTGCGCCTCCTGGACCACGTCCGGGCCCGCATGACCGCCTTCCAGGAACAGACCGGCCACCTCTACAACCTGGAGGCCACCCCGGCCGAAGGCACCACCTACCGGTTCGCCAGAGAGGACCGCAAGCGCTTCCCCGGCATCCTGCAGGCCGGCACCGACGAGAAGCCCTACTACACCAACTCCTCCCAGCTGCCGGTCGGCTTCACCGACGACCCCTTCGAGGCGCTGGCCCGCCAGGAGGAACTCCAGCGCAAATACACCGGCGGCACGGTGCTCCACCTCTACATGGGCGAGCGCGTCACCAGCGCCGAGGCCTGCAAGCAGCTCGTCAAGCGCTCGCTCACCCGCTTCGCCCTGCCCTACGTCACCATAACGCCCACCTTCTCCATCTGCGACGTCCACGGCTACCTGGTCGGCGAACACGCCACCTGCCCGACCTGCGCCGCCGAGGGAACGACCCGGGAATGCGAGATCTGGACCCGCGTCATGGGCTACTACCGGCCCAAGGCCGCGTTCAACGTCGGCAAGCAGGGCGAATACGACGAGCGCGTCTGCTTCGCCGAGCCGCAGCTGTAG